A portion of the Calliphora vicina chromosome 5, idCalVici1.1, whole genome shotgun sequence genome contains these proteins:
- the LOC135961692 gene encoding uncharacterized protein LOC135961692 isoform X2: MFSASLKNLGDKTANLFSKKKDEAEKLAKEKAENAQKMAEEQAKKVGESVQQTKSEAENLAASTAKEAADLAAQEAQKAGQALDAGVNQAAAAVDNTKNAVSNTVQQVNTVAANSKQVAANIADASQKAAANAVDQTKKAANEAINKSVKAAEQVVESKMKEAENVVDGAMKTTSQAVDHKMQEANQYVDQKRENLEKTLHDTAVHAQESAGNQAANLMGKLSLTK, encoded by the exons atgttttcgg CCTCCCTTAAGAATTTGGGCGATAAAACCGCCAACCTCTTCAGCAAGAAGAAGGATGAAGctgaaaaattggccaaagaaAAGGCTGAGAATGCCCAAAAAATGGCTGAGGAACAGGCCAAGAAAGTAGGCGAGTCGGTGCAGCAAACCAAGAGCGAAGCAGAGAATTTGGCAGCCAGTACTG cCAAGGAAGCTGCCGATTTAGCCGCCCAAGAAGCCCAAAAAGCCGGTCAAGCCCTTGATGCTGGTGTTAACCaagctgctgctgctgtagACAATACCAAGAATGCCGTCAGCAATACCGTGCAACAAGTTAATACTGTAGCCGCCAATTCCAAACAAGTTGCTGCTAACATAGCCGATGCTTCACAAAag GCTGCTGCCAATGCTGTCGATCAAACCAAAAAGGCTGCCAACGAGGCCATCAACAAATCCGTCAAGGCTGCCGAACAGGTGGTGGAATCTAAAATGAAGGAAGCCGAAAATGTTGTCGATGGAGCCATGAAAACTACCAGCCAAGCTGTTGATCACAAAATGCAAGAAGCCAATCAATATGTGGATCAAAAGAGAGAGAATTTGGAAAAGACCCTGCACGACACCGCCGTCCATGCTCAAGAATCTGCTGGCAATCAGGCCGCCAATCTTATGGGCAAATTGAGTTTGACCAAGTAA
- the LOC135961692 gene encoding uncharacterized protein LOC135961692 isoform X1: protein MFSSFTASLKNLGDKTANLFSKKKDEAEKLAKEKAENAQKMAEEQAKKVGESVQQTKSEAENLAASTAKEAADLAAQEAQKAGQALDAGVNQAAAAVDNTKNAVSNTVQQVNTVAANSKQVAANIADASQKAAANAVDQTKKAANEAINKSVKAAEQVVESKMKEAENVVDGAMKTTSQAVDHKMQEANQYVDQKRENLEKTLHDTAVHAQESAGNQAANLMGKLSLTK, encoded by the exons CCTCCCTTAAGAATTTGGGCGATAAAACCGCCAACCTCTTCAGCAAGAAGAAGGATGAAGctgaaaaattggccaaagaaAAGGCTGAGAATGCCCAAAAAATGGCTGAGGAACAGGCCAAGAAAGTAGGCGAGTCGGTGCAGCAAACCAAGAGCGAAGCAGAGAATTTGGCAGCCAGTACTG cCAAGGAAGCTGCCGATTTAGCCGCCCAAGAAGCCCAAAAAGCCGGTCAAGCCCTTGATGCTGGTGTTAACCaagctgctgctgctgtagACAATACCAAGAATGCCGTCAGCAATACCGTGCAACAAGTTAATACTGTAGCCGCCAATTCCAAACAAGTTGCTGCTAACATAGCCGATGCTTCACAAAag GCTGCTGCCAATGCTGTCGATCAAACCAAAAAGGCTGCCAACGAGGCCATCAACAAATCCGTCAAGGCTGCCGAACAGGTGGTGGAATCTAAAATGAAGGAAGCCGAAAATGTTGTCGATGGAGCCATGAAAACTACCAGCCAAGCTGTTGATCACAAAATGCAAGAAGCCAATCAATATGTGGATCAAAAGAGAGAGAATTTGGAAAAGACCCTGCACGACACCGCCGTCCATGCTCAAGAATCTGCTGGCAATCAGGCCGCCAATCTTATGGGCAAATTGAGTTTGACCAAGTAA